The proteins below come from a single Aspergillus oryzae RIB40 DNA, chromosome 5 genomic window:
- a CDS encoding FAD-binding oxidoreductase (predicted protein), producing the protein MEVAAEPELQYHRPGATMYWAILHILAVALPTTAFATNHACKVVESKIPGRISYPGTTTYNSSIASYYGDQERALSPNCILRPTTTAEVSGFVKLMTSNNSTSKFAVRGGGHTFWTGAANIESGITVDLRLINQVELSEDKTIARIGGGAVWDIAYSQLVPYNLTVMGGRIPGIGVGGFATGGGITFASRDHGFSCDNIHGYEVVLGSGEVVYVDQRSHPDLWLALKGGSNNFGIVTRFDVATIPQGKMWYSMLNYNYTNATLWAHAKAFSDFMKPENHDGAAMMGMFLDYVDGKLLLSDAMWYTREVEEPAVYDAFTEIPNLGGVAELNTTDNVVANFGENIPSKVDRGFQLTFSFNNPEPSVYMQLFKIWEKGLSKIAKVEGIFVEFLVQPHPVTNGTNMFGLTPGKTDDVMVDMTAAYTNTADDALVKAVITDIVNQQRALLKAHGHLIDFIYLNYADISQKVLQSWGADNVAKLRAVSKRYDPKGVFQKQVPGGYKIPM; encoded by the exons ATGGAAGTCGCAGCTGAACCAGAGCTTCAATAT CATCGCCCAGGCGCTACCATGTATTGGGCTATTCTGCATATTCTCGCAGTAGCACTGCCAACCACTGCTTTCGCTACGAATCATGCATGCAAAGTCGTCGAGTCCAAGATTCCAGGCCGCATCTCATACCCCGGGACAACAACGTACAATTCGTCCATCGCATCTTACTACGGCGACCAAGAGCGTGCCTTGAGTCCCAATTGTATCCTCAGGCCTACCACTACTGCTGAAGTATCCGGGTTTGTCAAGTTGATGACTTCAAACAACAGCACGAGTAAGTTCGCCGTTCGGGGCGGCGGACACACCTTCTGGACTGGCGCGGCGAACATCGAGTCCGGCATAACCGTGGACCTGCGCCTCATCAACCAAGTAGAGTTGAGCGAGGATAAAACGATAGCCCGCATCGGAGGTGGCGCAGTATGGGATATCGCCTACTCACAGCTCGTACCGTACAACTTGACCGTCATGGGAGGCCGTATTCCCGGGATTGGAGTCGGAGGCTTCGCCACTGGAG GAGGAATTACCTTCGCCTCACGCGATCACGGGTTCAGCTGCGACAACATCCACGGTTACGAAGTTGTGCTCGGAAGTGGTGAGGTCGTCTATGTCGACCAACGCTCCCATCCTGACTTGTGGCTTGCTTTGAAAGGCGGGTCCAATAACTTCGGTATCGTCACACGCTTTGATGTGGCTACTATTCCTCAGGGCAAGATGTGGTATAGCATGCTTAATTACAACTATACAAATGCCACGTTGTGGGCCCACGCCAAAGCCTTCAGTGACTTTATGAAGCCGGAGAATCACGACGGCGCAGCCATGATGGGAATGTTCCTGGACTATGTAGACGGTAAACTCCTTCTTTCGGACGCCATGTGGTACACAAGGGAGGTTGAGGAACCCGCCGTTTACGACGCCTTTACCGAGATTCCGAACTTGGGGGGCGTCGCAGAGCTCAACACTACTGACAACGTCGTGGCGAACTTCGGGGAGAATATCCCGTCTAAGGTGGACCG CGGATTCCAACTAACCTTTTCATTCAACAACCCGGAGCCTAGTGTTTACATGCAACTCTTCAAGATCTGGGAGAAGGGCTTAAGCAAGATCGCGAAAGTGGAAGGCATATTCGTCGAGTTCTTGGTTCAGCCTCATCCCGTTACGAACGGCACCAACATGTTCGGCCTGACGCCCGGAAAGACGGACGACGTGATGGTCGATATGACTGCTGCCTACACTAACACGGCAGACGATGCGCTAGTTAAGGCTGTTATCACGGACATTGTGAACCAACAACGCGCTCTTTTGAAGGCGCACGGACATCTGATCGACTTTATCTACCTCAATTACGCGGACATCTCACAGAAGGTGCTCCAGAGCTGGGGCGCGGATAATGTGGCGAAGCTCAGAGCTGTCAGCAAGAGATATGATCCCAAGGGCGTGTTCCAGAAACAGGTTCCTGGTGGGTACAAAATTCCCATGTAG